One Theropithecus gelada isolate Dixy chromosome 17, Tgel_1.0, whole genome shotgun sequence genomic region harbors:
- the PRR20E gene encoding proline-rich protein 20E, which yields MEEPRLSKRLRSMASNQASGGRPTEPGCSIVDREDSVEADGPAEPAQPAKQIAYVKPLRREPPARTESAPPAERGQRRGGSRRVGRGRGRGRGSGPRRDAGQGQGAEHLLGPDMDIQLHHHGEPGHQGEPEIRQTSAFSFPETAPVPGTVQEGPDPDVAHPEVGRQEPPPASEPETINGQPMLTLYPCIGFRALRGSAILQVIQTPNGTYVQGIPVFVANIAC from the exons ATGGAGGAACCAAGGCTTTCAAAGCGACTTCGCTCCATGGCCTCTAATCAA GCCTCAGGTGGGCGTCCTACAGAGCCAGGCTGCTCTATTGTAGACCGTGAAGACTCCGTGGAAGCAGATGGACCCGCAGAGCCAGCCCAACCTGCAAAACAGATTGCTTACGTGAAACCCTTGAGACGGGAGCCCCCAGCTCGCACAGAGTCGGCTCCTCCTGCAGAGAGAGGCCAGAGGCGGGGAGGAAGCCGGCGGGTAGGGCGAGGGCGAGGCCGTGGCAGAGGGAGTGGGCCCCGCAGGGACGCTGGCCAGGGACAGGGGGCAGAACACTTGCTGGGACCAGACATGGACATCCAACTGCACCACCATGGAGAGCCAGGCCACCAGGGGGAACCGGAAATCAGGCAGACCTCAGCCTTCTCTTTTCCTGAAACAGCTCCTGTCCCTGGAACTGTGCAGGAAGGCCCTGACCCTGATGTGGCCCATCCTGAGGTGGGGCGTCAGGAGCCGCCCCCTGCTTCTGAGCCTGAGACTATCAACGGGCAGCCCATGTTGACCCTCTATCCCTGCATTGGGTTTAGGGCTCTGCGTGGCTCAGCTATTTTACAGGTCATTCAAACCCCCAACGGCACTTATGTGCAAGGGATCCCAGTGTTCGTCGCCAACATTGCATGCTGA